ACACTCGACGACCTGGGCTCCGCGGGATTCATGGTCGAACTCGCCTCTATTGCCCATGAAACCCAATATACGAGGTTATTCCGGTCATGAAGACGGTTGAAAGCGAAACGCCCCTTCTCCCCAACAGGTCCGCTCCGGCACATCACGGCCCGCTTCGCGTCGGGATCGGGGGCCCAGTCGGCTCGGGCAAGACGGCGCTCATCGAGGCACTATGCAAGCATCTTCGAGATATTTACGACATCTATGTAGTTACCAACGACATCTATACCAAGGAAGATCAGCTCATCCTGACCCGTGCACAAGCACTGCCGGCAGAGCGAATCATGGGCGTCGAGACAGGAGGCTGCCCGCATACGGCGATACGTGAGGACGCGTCTATGAACCTCGCGGCGATCAAGGATATGAATTTGAAATTCCCGCGGGCAGAGCTGTGTTTCGTGGAGTCGGGTGGCGACAATCTCGCGGCAACCTTCAGTCCGGAGCTTGCGGACCTGACTATCTACGTGATCGACGTCGCTGCGGGCGAAAAGATCCCACGCAAAGGCGGACCTGGCATAACGCGCTCCGACCTGCTCGTGATCAACAAGATCGATCTGGCTCCCCTGGTGGGTGCCAATCTTCAGGTTATGGAATCGGACGCCCGACGCATGCGAACTACGAGACCATTCA
This portion of the Bradyrhizobium sp. AZCC 2262 genome encodes:
- the ureG gene encoding urease accessory protein UreG, with product MKTVESETPLLPNRSAPAHHGPLRVGIGGPVGSGKTALIEALCKHLRDIYDIYVVTNDIYTKEDQLILTRAQALPAERIMGVETGGCPHTAIREDASMNLAAIKDMNLKFPRAELCFVESGGDNLAATFSPELADLTIYVIDVAAGEKIPRKGGPGITRSDLLVINKIDLAPLVGANLQVMESDARRMRTTRPFIFSNLKSGQGVDEIAGFILEKGGLAATTL